In one window of Neofelis nebulosa isolate mNeoNeb1 chromosome 15, mNeoNeb1.pri, whole genome shotgun sequence DNA:
- the TSEN15 gene encoding tRNA-splicing endonuclease subunit Sen15 isoform X4: MARLGRHGVPHLTSNSESISLLPPPLTLPSPGEPGATILGSEAGAGAGHREARAAHRSPPRHSGAPLPATVTLHVASGGLGGDEHPYSLSPGPEYLEMMELDIGDASQVYIAFLVYLDLMESKSWHEVNCVGLPDLQLICLVGTEIEGEGLQTVVPTPISASLSHNRIFPLEDDTYSS, translated from the exons ATGGCGCGGCTGGGAAGACACGGTGTGCCCCACCTAACCTCAAACTCTGAGTCCATatcccttctccccccaccactCACCCTGCCATCCCCTGGAGAACCAGGAGCCACTATTCTTGGCTCGGAGGCGGGGGCAGGAGCCGGGCACCGGGAAGCCAGGGCGGCGCACCGTTCGCCTCCCAGACATTCCGGAGCCCCCTTGCCGGCCACAGTTACGCTTCACGTCGCGTCTGGAGGACTAGGCGGCGACGAGCATCCCTATTCCCTCTCTCCAGGGCCAGAG TATTTAGAAATGATGGAATTAGATATAGGAGATGCCAGCCAAGTTTACATAGCATTCTTGGTTTACCTGGACCTCATGGAGA GTAAAAGTTGGCATGAAGTAAATTGTGTGGGCTTACCAGATCTGCAGCTCATCTGCCTTGTCGGTACTGAGATAGAAGGAGAAGGATTACAGACTGTGGTGCCTACACCCATCAGTGCTTCCCTCAGCCATAACAG
- the TSEN15 gene encoding tRNA-splicing endonuclease subunit Sen15 isoform X3 — MARLGRHGVPHLTSNSESISLLPPPLTLPSPGEPGATILGSEAGAGAGHREARAAHRSPPRHSGAPLPATVTLHVASGGLGGDEHPYSLSPGPEYLEMMELDIGDASQVYIAFLVYLDLMESKSWHEVNCVGLPDLQLICLVGTEIEGEGLQTVVPTPISASLSHNRIREILKASRKLQEYFP; from the exons ATGGCGCGGCTGGGAAGACACGGTGTGCCCCACCTAACCTCAAACTCTGAGTCCATatcccttctccccccaccactCACCCTGCCATCCCCTGGAGAACCAGGAGCCACTATTCTTGGCTCGGAGGCGGGGGCAGGAGCCGGGCACCGGGAAGCCAGGGCGGCGCACCGTTCGCCTCCCAGACATTCCGGAGCCCCCTTGCCGGCCACAGTTACGCTTCACGTCGCGTCTGGAGGACTAGGCGGCGACGAGCATCCCTATTCCCTCTCTCCAGGGCCAGAG TATTTAGAAATGATGGAATTAGATATAGGAGATGCCAGCCAAGTTTACATAGCATTCTTGGTTTACCTGGACCTCATGGAGA GTAAAAGTTGGCATGAAGTAAATTGTGTGGGCTTACCAGATCTGCAGCTCATCTGCCTTGTCGGTACTGAGATAGAAGGAGAAGGATTACAGACTGTGGTGCCTACACCCATCAGTGCTTCCCTCAGCCATAACAG